The following proteins come from a genomic window of Frankia casuarinae:
- a CDS encoding peptidoglycan D,D-transpeptidase FtsI family protein, giving the protein MRRDVDDPGRAVGDGPGADEYGDEEHDGRYPGGRYVGRPGSVPWRPGRVSRPRHPPARRAYRLGSPRRRLRVSIVLMCAVLSVLGLRLTQLQGFSASTYAAQAEAQRLRTIVLPAARGAITDRAGHTLAQYVELRAVYANPTNVRDIAGTAAKLAPVLDDSTEALRRRLTTDPAEHIKFVYLARGLTPDVAEKVSALGLRGIGITEERGRTYPSRELAANVIGFMRHGDGDILEGGGGLELAYDEVLRGTDGLRRLEANPAGIEIPSGQSREKDPIPGSSLRLTLERDIQWNAQNAIADAVRTSEADGGTAVVMDPRTGDILAMADAPQFDPNNITARDTPALGNRSTRDAYEPGSVNKVITMAAALDRGLITSETPMTIPPFITRGGVRIEDSEPHGVEHLTAAGVLARSSNIGTVEISERVGRIGLEQALRSFGLGARTGLNFPGEGAGLLPAARDWSGSQAATISYGQGMSATALQMASVYATIANGGVRVTPRLVDAITGPDGVVKVTPQPPGQRVVSAQTAATLTRMLEAVATNEGTAPLAEVPGYRVAGKTGTAKRPDPVHGGYQGYVPSFIGFAPADDPRVVVEIVLDNPKKGYFGGQVAAPVFQRVMSFALTTLGVPQPITRPAPLLLDLDR; this is encoded by the coding sequence TTGCGGAGGGATGTCGACGACCCGGGTCGGGCGGTCGGCGACGGGCCCGGTGCGGACGAGTACGGCGACGAGGAGCACGACGGCCGGTATCCGGGCGGCCGGTATGTGGGCCGGCCAGGCTCGGTGCCCTGGCGTCCCGGTCGGGTCAGCCGGCCGCGGCACCCCCCGGCTCGTCGCGCCTACCGGCTGGGCAGCCCGCGTCGGCGGCTGCGGGTGTCCATCGTGCTCATGTGCGCGGTCCTCAGTGTCCTCGGGCTGCGCCTGACCCAGCTGCAGGGTTTCTCCGCCTCCACCTACGCGGCCCAGGCCGAGGCCCAGCGGCTGCGGACCATCGTGCTGCCCGCGGCGCGTGGCGCCATCACCGACCGGGCGGGCCACACGCTCGCGCAGTATGTCGAGCTGCGGGCCGTCTACGCGAACCCGACGAACGTCAGGGACATCGCGGGGACGGCCGCGAAGCTCGCGCCGGTCCTCGACGACAGCACCGAGGCGTTGCGCAGACGGCTTACCACCGACCCGGCCGAGCACATCAAGTTCGTCTACCTCGCCCGCGGGCTCACTCCGGACGTGGCGGAGAAGGTCAGCGCCCTGGGGCTGCGCGGTATCGGCATCACCGAGGAACGCGGACGCACCTACCCGTCCCGGGAACTGGCCGCGAACGTCATCGGGTTCATGCGGCACGGCGATGGTGACATCCTCGAGGGCGGCGGCGGGCTGGAGCTGGCGTATGACGAGGTGCTGCGCGGTACCGACGGCCTTCGCCGACTGGAGGCGAACCCGGCGGGCATCGAGATCCCCTCGGGCCAGAGCCGCGAGAAGGACCCGATCCCGGGTTCTTCGCTGCGCCTGACCCTCGAGCGGGACATCCAGTGGAACGCCCAGAACGCGATCGCCGACGCGGTCCGTACCTCCGAGGCCGACGGCGGCACGGCCGTCGTGATGGACCCCCGCACCGGGGACATCCTCGCGATGGCCGACGCGCCGCAGTTCGACCCGAACAACATCACCGCCCGGGACACCCCGGCGCTGGGCAATCGGTCCACGCGGGACGCCTACGAGCCCGGCAGCGTCAACAAAGTGATCACGATGGCCGCGGCGCTGGACCGCGGTCTGATCACCTCCGAGACCCCGATGACCATCCCGCCGTTCATCACCCGGGGTGGGGTACGCATCGAGGACTCCGAGCCGCACGGCGTCGAACATCTCACCGCCGCCGGCGTCCTGGCCCGCTCCAGCAACATCGGCACCGTGGAGATCTCCGAGCGGGTCGGGCGGATCGGGCTGGAGCAGGCGCTGCGCTCGTTCGGGCTCGGTGCCCGCACGGGTCTGAACTTCCCCGGCGAGGGCGCCGGCCTGCTGCCGGCAGCCCGGGACTGGTCGGGCAGCCAGGCCGCCACCATTTCCTACGGGCAGGGCATGTCGGCGACGGCGCTCCAGATGGCCTCGGTGTACGCGACTATCGCGAACGGCGGTGTTCGCGTGACCCCGCGGCTTGTCGACGCCATCACCGGTCCGGACGGCGTCGTCAAGGTGACTCCCCAACCGCCTGGTCAGCGCGTCGTCAGCGCGCAGACCGCGGCCACGCTCACCCGGATGCTCGAGGCGGTGGCGACGAACGAGGGCACGGCGCCGCTTGCCGAGGTTCCCGGTTACCGGGTGGCCGGCAAGACGGGCACCGCCAAACGGCCCGACCCGGTGCACGGCGGTTACCAGGGCTACGTTCCCTCGTTCATCGGGTTCGCCCCGGCGGATGATCCGCGGGTGGTGGTGGAGATCGTCCTGGACAACCCGAAGAAGGGTTACTTCGGCGGTCAGGTCGCCGCGCCCGTGTTCCAACGTGTCATGTCCTTCGCGTTGACCACCCTCGGCGTGCCACAGCCGATCACCAGGCCCGCACCGCTCCTGCTCGACCTGGACAGATGA
- a CDS encoding UDP-N-acetylmuramoyl-L-alanyl-D-glutamate--2,6-diaminopimelate ligase gives MAVPAPTKVVTVTSPAPRPAAPPACSLADLRAVLAAVAPVPEPAAFAGAGHSPSDTHADTHADTDTDVIVHGVTHDSHAVRPGDLHAALPGAHTHGAAFAAAAVAGGAVAVLTDAEGARRIAAMPPGPPGEVPVLVSDDPRRDLAPVAARIYGDPSAALRLLGVTGTNGKTTTAFLLDAGLRAAGHTTGLIGTIETRIADERLASARTTPEASDLQALLATMVERGVGAATMEVSSHALALHRADALHFAGAVFTNLSQDHLDFHSSMEDYFAAKASLFDPARTAVAVIGVADRWGRRLAERHPGAITFAVEGPADWTARDVSYGPTGTLLRAEGPDGLRVDLSVPLPGAFNVANTLGALALLVAIGVPPATAAAGIGSLPGVPGRMERVDAGQPFLALVDFAHTPDAVTTLLETVRPLVKGRVIVVLGCGGDRDRGKRPLMGAAAATLADVAILTNDNPRSEDPAEILAQMLAGVTALSASATVLVEPDRAAAIAAAVAEAGPQDAVVVAGKGHESGQEQAGVVTPFDDRVALRAALSSVERR, from the coding sequence ATGGCCGTGCCCGCCCCCACTAAGGTCGTGACCGTGACCTCTCCGGCACCTCGACCGGCTGCCCCGCCCGCGTGCAGCCTCGCCGATCTGCGCGCGGTGCTCGCGGCCGTGGCGCCCGTCCCGGAGCCGGCGGCGTTCGCGGGTGCGGGACATTCGCCGTCGGACACACATGCGGACACACATGCGGACACGGACACGGACGTGATCGTGCATGGCGTCACCCACGACTCGCATGCGGTCCGGCCGGGCGACCTCCACGCGGCACTGCCCGGTGCCCACACGCACGGTGCGGCCTTCGCGGCCGCCGCGGTGGCCGGCGGCGCCGTCGCCGTGCTCACCGACGCCGAGGGCGCCCGCCGGATCGCGGCCATGCCGCCCGGCCCCCCCGGGGAAGTCCCGGTGCTTGTCAGCGACGATCCACGGCGCGACCTCGCCCCGGTGGCGGCGAGGATCTACGGTGATCCCTCTGCGGCGCTGCGCCTGCTCGGCGTCACCGGCACCAACGGGAAGACGACCACGGCCTTCCTGCTCGACGCCGGGCTGCGCGCCGCCGGCCACACCACGGGCCTGATCGGCACGATCGAGACCCGGATCGCCGACGAACGGCTGGCCTCCGCCCGCACCACCCCGGAGGCGAGCGACCTGCAGGCCCTGCTCGCCACGATGGTCGAGCGTGGCGTGGGGGCCGCCACGATGGAGGTGTCCAGCCACGCGCTGGCCCTGCACCGGGCCGACGCCCTGCACTTCGCCGGGGCCGTGTTCACCAACCTCAGCCAGGACCATCTGGACTTCCACTCCTCCATGGAGGACTACTTCGCGGCGAAGGCGTCCCTGTTCGACCCGGCCCGGACCGCCGTCGCGGTGATCGGCGTGGCGGACCGGTGGGGCCGCCGGCTCGCCGAACGGCATCCCGGCGCGATCACGTTCGCCGTCGAGGGGCCGGCCGACTGGACGGCCCGGGACGTCTCCTACGGGCCGACCGGCACACTGCTGCGCGCCGAGGGTCCGGACGGGCTGCGGGTGGATCTGTCCGTGCCGCTGCCCGGCGCCTTTAACGTCGCCAACACGCTCGGCGCGCTGGCGCTGCTCGTCGCCATCGGGGTCCCCCCGGCCACGGCGGCGGCGGGGATCGGCTCCCTGCCCGGGGTGCCCGGCCGGATGGAGCGGGTCGACGCCGGCCAGCCGTTCCTGGCCCTGGTCGACTTCGCGCACACCCCGGACGCGGTCACGACGCTGCTCGAGACGGTTCGCCCGCTGGTGAAGGGCAGGGTCATCGTCGTGCTCGGCTGCGGTGGCGACCGCGACCGCGGCAAGCGCCCGCTGATGGGGGCCGCCGCGGCGACACTCGCCGACGTCGCGATCCTCACGAACGACAATCCGCGCTCGGAGGATCCGGCGGAGATCCTCGCCCAGATGCTCGCCGGGGTCACGGCGCTGTCGGCCTCGGCCACGGTCTTGGTCGAACCGGACCGCGCCGCGGCCATCGCGGCCGCCGTGGCCGAGGCCGGACCTCAGGACGCCGTCGTTGTCGCCGGCAAGGGTCATGAGTCGGGCCAGGAACAGGCGGGGGTGGTGACCCCCTTCGACGATCGGGTCGCCCTGCGCGCCGCGCTCTCCTCGGTGGAGAGGAGATGA
- the murF gene encoding UDP-N-acetylmuramoyl-tripeptide--D-alanyl-D-alanine ligase, whose translation MIPLTLAEVASATGGRLDAVPDPGVTVRSVVVDSREVRDGALFVALAGSRVDGHDFAAAAVAAGASAVLAARSVGEPAVIVPDPPSALAALAAYVRDLAAATVVAVTGSAGKTTTKDLLADVLGGLAPTVAAPGSFNNEIGLPLTLLRTEPDTAFVVLEMGARGPGHIATLCAVARPAVGVVLNVGSAHLGEYADGRLGIAAAKGELAEAASEAVVLNADDPLVAAMAVRTTAEVITFGEGGRADVRAGAVDVDRLGRASFDLLAHGEHHRVTLGLVGAHQVPNALAAAAVAIRLGLSPDRVAAALSAARPRSRWRMEVTSTAAGVVVVNDAYNANPESMRAALKALVDMRGKGRAFAVLGPMGELGDAAAAEHDVLGRFAVRLGVDRLIAVGPAARHIHLGASLEGSWDGESVEVTDAEEAVALVAAQAGPDDVVLVKASRSFGLERVAEALVTRFGVLGAGIEGT comes from the coding sequence ATGATCCCGCTGACCCTGGCCGAGGTCGCGTCGGCGACCGGCGGCCGGCTCGACGCGGTGCCCGACCCGGGCGTCACGGTGCGTTCGGTCGTCGTCGACTCCCGCGAGGTCCGCGACGGCGCCTTGTTCGTCGCCCTGGCTGGCAGCCGGGTCGACGGGCACGACTTCGCCGCCGCCGCCGTCGCCGCCGGCGCGTCCGCCGTGCTCGCCGCCCGGTCGGTGGGCGAGCCGGCCGTCATCGTTCCCGATCCGCCTTCGGCGCTCGCCGCGCTCGCCGCGTACGTCCGTGATCTGGCCGCCGCCACCGTGGTCGCCGTGACCGGGTCGGCGGGCAAGACGACGACCAAGGACCTGCTCGCCGACGTGCTGGGCGGGCTCGCCCCGACGGTGGCCGCGCCCGGCTCCTTCAACAACGAGATCGGACTGCCGCTGACGCTGCTGCGCACCGAGCCGGACACGGCGTTCGTCGTCCTGGAGATGGGTGCCCGCGGTCCGGGGCACATCGCCACCCTCTGCGCGGTAGCCCGCCCGGCTGTGGGGGTGGTCCTCAACGTCGGCAGTGCCCACCTGGGCGAGTACGCCGACGGCCGGCTGGGGATCGCCGCGGCTAAGGGCGAGCTTGCCGAGGCCGCGAGCGAGGCCGTCGTGCTCAACGCCGATGACCCGCTGGTCGCGGCGATGGCGGTTCGGACGACGGCCGAAGTGATCACTTTCGGGGAGGGTGGACGGGCCGACGTGCGGGCCGGTGCCGTCGATGTCGACCGGCTGGGCCGCGCCTCGTTCGACCTGCTGGCGCACGGCGAGCACCATCGGGTGACCCTCGGGCTCGTCGGCGCGCACCAGGTGCCGAACGCGTTGGCCGCGGCGGCCGTCGCGATCCGGCTGGGGCTGTCCCCGGACCGGGTCGCCGCGGCGCTGTCCGCCGCCCGCCCGCGCAGCCGGTGGCGGATGGAGGTGACCTCCACCGCGGCCGGGGTGGTGGTCGTCAACGACGCCTACAACGCGAACCCGGAGTCGATGCGGGCGGCGCTGAAGGCGTTGGTGGACATGCGGGGGAAGGGCCGGGCGTTCGCGGTGCTCGGTCCGATGGGGGAACTCGGTGACGCCGCCGCCGCCGAGCACGACGTGCTCGGCCGGTTCGCGGTCCGCCTCGGGGTCGATCGACTGATCGCGGTGGGTCCGGCGGCCCGCCATATCCACCTGGGCGCCTCGCTGGAAGGCTCCTGGGACGGGGAGTCGGTGGAGGTGACCGACGCCGAGGAGGCGGTGGCCCTGGTGGCCGCGCAGGCCGGACCGGACGACGTGGTACTGGTCAAGGCCAGCCGGTCCTTCGGTCTGGAGCGCGTCGCCGAGGCGTTGGTGACCAGATTCGGCGTCCTCGGCGCCGGGATCGAGGGGACATGA
- the mraY gene encoding phospho-N-acetylmuramoyl-pentapeptide-transferase, whose protein sequence is MRGVLIAAMVALVVSLLGTPWVIRLFRRQGYGQEIREDGPSSHLTKRGTPTMGGTVIIVAALAGYFLAHLVTGIGFTASGLLVLMVMTGLGLVGFLDDYIKIRKQRSLGLTARMKFTGQAAVAIVFGLLAVRFKNDAGLLPGSTYISIVRDTSLSVGIIAFPLLAWIIIAATSNAVNLTDGLDGLAAGTSAMVFGAYVIISFWQFGNLCEPHAAEAGCYLVRDPLDVALVAAAAMGACFGFLWWNASPAKIFMGDTGSLALGGAFASIAIVSRTELLLVVLGGLFVIETLSVMIQVAFFKATKKRVFNMAPIHHHFELAEWPETTVIIRFWIVSGLAVAFGLGLFYAEFLSHGGG, encoded by the coding sequence GTGAGAGGCGTTCTTATCGCGGCCATGGTCGCGTTGGTCGTGTCGTTGCTGGGCACACCCTGGGTGATCCGGCTCTTCCGCCGGCAGGGATATGGCCAGGAGATCCGCGAGGACGGGCCGTCCAGCCACCTGACCAAGCGGGGCACCCCCACGATGGGGGGCACTGTCATCATTGTCGCTGCCCTGGCCGGGTACTTCCTGGCCCACCTGGTGACCGGCATCGGGTTCACCGCGTCGGGTCTGCTTGTGCTGATGGTGATGACCGGGCTTGGCCTGGTCGGCTTTCTGGACGACTACATCAAGATCCGCAAGCAGCGCAGCCTCGGGCTCACCGCCCGGATGAAGTTCACCGGGCAGGCCGCGGTCGCGATCGTCTTCGGCCTGCTGGCCGTCCGGTTCAAGAACGACGCCGGGCTGCTCCCCGGCTCGACGTACATCTCGATCGTGCGGGACACGAGTCTCTCCGTCGGCATCATCGCCTTTCCCTTGCTGGCCTGGATCATCATCGCCGCGACCTCTAACGCGGTGAACCTCACCGACGGCCTCGACGGCCTCGCGGCCGGCACCTCGGCAATGGTGTTCGGCGCGTACGTCATCATCTCCTTCTGGCAGTTCGGCAACCTGTGCGAGCCGCACGCGGCCGAGGCGGGCTGTTACCTCGTGCGTGATCCCCTCGACGTCGCGCTGGTCGCGGCGGCGGCGATGGGGGCCTGTTTCGGGTTCCTGTGGTGGAACGCCAGCCCGGCGAAGATCTTCATGGGGGACACCGGGTCGCTCGCGCTGGGCGGTGCCTTCGCCAGTATCGCGATCGTCAGCCGGACCGAGCTGCTTCTCGTCGTCCTCGGCGGCCTGTTCGTCATCGAGACCCTGTCCGTGATGATCCAGGTCGCGTTCTTCAAGGCGACGAAGAAACGCGTGTTCAACATGGCGCCGATCCATCACCATTTCGAGCTCGCCGAATGGCCCGAGACGACGGTGATCATCAGATTCTGGATCGTCTCGGGACTCGCGGTGGCCTTCGGCCTGGGCCTGTTCTACGCGGAGTTCCTCTCCCACGGAGGTGGCTGA
- the murD gene encoding UDP-N-acetylmuramoyl-L-alanine--D-glutamate ligase produces MTGDGQGPGDGQGPGNLTTSISWAGLPVLVVGIGVSGLAAARALLARGARVRVVDAGDSPRHQGAAATLRALGAEVNLGGLPAGPGDSALVVTSPGVPPTAPLITGAAGAGIPVWGEVELAWRWRGGSRWLAVTGTNGKTTTTEMLGAMLAAGGRRSTTAGNIGTPIVDAVAAEPPYETLAVELSSFQLHYTHTMAPLAAAVLNVAPDHLDWHGGAAAYAAAKAGIWRRPGTTAIGNADDATSADLLAAAPGRRVLFGLDPAARPRPGLTVVDGHLVDDAFGGGRLVAVRDLVLTSPHMISNALAAAALARAEGVGPAAIGAALVAFRPGAHRNAEVAVIDGVRWVDDSKATNPHAAAASLAGYPSVVWIAGGLNKGLAFDDLVRDARRVLRAAVLIGRCADEIAAALARHAPDVPVERADGMDDAVKAAAAFATTGDTVLLAPAAASMDMFRDYAARGDLFAAAVRAREG; encoded by the coding sequence ATGACGGGCGACGGTCAGGGCCCGGGCGACGGTCAGGGCCCAGGCAACCTCACGACCTCGATCTCCTGGGCGGGCCTGCCCGTGCTGGTCGTCGGGATCGGGGTCTCCGGGCTCGCCGCGGCCCGGGCGCTGCTTGCCCGCGGTGCGCGGGTCCGGGTCGTCGACGCCGGCGACTCCCCACGTCACCAGGGTGCGGCCGCGACGCTGCGGGCGCTCGGGGCCGAGGTGAACCTCGGCGGCCTGCCGGCCGGCCCCGGGGACAGCGCCCTCGTCGTCACCTCGCCCGGCGTCCCGCCGACGGCCCCGCTGATCACCGGGGCGGCCGGCGCCGGGATCCCGGTCTGGGGGGAGGTGGAGCTCGCCTGGCGGTGGCGGGGTGGGAGCCGGTGGCTCGCCGTCACGGGAACGAACGGCAAGACGACGACCACCGAGATGCTCGGCGCGATGCTCGCCGCCGGTGGCCGGCGATCCACCACCGCCGGGAACATCGGGACCCCGATCGTGGACGCGGTTGCCGCCGAGCCGCCCTACGAGACCCTCGCGGTGGAACTGTCCAGCTTCCAGCTCCATTACACCCACACCATGGCCCCCCTCGCCGCGGCCGTGCTCAACGTCGCCCCCGACCATCTCGACTGGCACGGGGGCGCGGCGGCCTATGCGGCAGCGAAGGCGGGGATCTGGCGTCGTCCCGGGACGACCGCGATCGGCAACGCCGACGACGCAACCAGCGCGGACCTGCTCGCCGCCGCTCCGGGGCGGCGGGTCCTGTTCGGTCTCGACCCGGCGGCCCGGCCGCGGCCCGGCCTGACCGTCGTCGACGGCCACCTCGTCGACGACGCCTTCGGTGGCGGGCGGCTGGTCGCCGTCCGTGACCTCGTGCTGACAAGTCCGCACATGATCTCCAATGCGCTGGCCGCCGCCGCGCTTGCCCGCGCCGAGGGCGTTGGCCCGGCCGCGATCGGCGCGGCGCTCGTCGCTTTCCGGCCCGGCGCCCACCGCAACGCCGAGGTGGCCGTCATCGACGGGGTCCGCTGGGTGGATGACAGCAAGGCGACGAACCCACACGCCGCCGCCGCGTCGCTGGCCGGCTACCCCTCGGTGGTGTGGATCGCGGGCGGCCTCAACAAGGGCCTCGCCTTCGACGATCTCGTCCGCGACGCGCGCCGGGTGCTGCGCGCCGCGGTCCTCATCGGGCGCTGCGCCGATGAGATCGCCGCCGCTCTCGCCCGACACGCCCCCGATGTCCCCGTGGAACGGGCTGACGGCATGGACGATGCGGTGAAGGCTGCGGCGGCGTTCGCGACCACCGGTGACACTGTGCTCTTGGCGCCGGCCGCGGCCTCGATGGACATGTTCCGGGACTACGCGGCGCGCGGAGATCTGTTCGCGGCGGCGGTCCGCGCACGAGAGGGGTAA
- the ftsW gene encoding putative lipid II flippase FtsW, with the protein MAGSGASSPPSTGTSARPARAARGPKAVRTGSAAEPDSAGGGTGAADGAEARLPLLDRPLASYYLLLSSAALLLVLGLVMVLSASSVRSYADFGSSYTLFIRQVIWVAIGLPVVAVASRLPVRVFRAFAYPLLLGTVLMLMAVLIPGIGSVRGGARQWIVVGPITIQPSELAKIALALWCSDLLVRKRRLLSDPKHLLVPLVPVFLFIDLLLLLEPDLGGAICVTVVPLTVLWVIGTPMRLYTGILGSMVAAASVLAVVEPYRVRRLLSFTDPFADAHGDGFQAVQGIYALSTGGWWGEGLGASREKWPQLLPAVHTDFILAIIGEELGLVGSLVVVGLFGVLGYAGLRIAHRCDELFVRLAAAGVTAWILVQAVVNIGAVVGLLPITGVTLPLVSFGGSALLPTLAALGMLLSFARSEPAAAEFLSRRAEERHAARLAASGRRRQRWRRGRERRADATGVIPREERRPPGRRGHRPDLGLVPVDDARSGPVGPVPESGSGRSSGRISSRVRARVTGAGLPGRRRDVSSS; encoded by the coding sequence GTGGCGGGGTCGGGAGCGTCGTCGCCGCCGTCCACCGGGACGTCGGCGCGGCCCGCGCGGGCGGCGCGAGGGCCCAAAGCCGTGCGAACCGGCTCCGCGGCCGAGCCCGACTCCGCCGGCGGGGGAACCGGCGCGGCGGACGGGGCCGAAGCACGGCTGCCGCTGCTCGACCGGCCGTTGGCGTCCTACTACCTGCTGCTGTCCTCGGCCGCTCTGCTGCTGGTGCTCGGACTGGTCATGGTCCTGTCGGCGTCGAGCGTGCGCTCCTACGCCGACTTCGGCTCCTCCTACACGCTGTTCATCCGGCAGGTGATCTGGGTCGCGATCGGTCTGCCGGTGGTCGCCGTCGCCTCCCGGCTGCCTGTGCGGGTCTTCCGCGCCTTTGCCTACCCGTTGTTGCTCGGGACCGTGCTGATGCTGATGGCGGTGCTCATCCCGGGTATCGGCAGCGTGCGTGGTGGCGCCCGCCAGTGGATCGTCGTCGGGCCGATCACGATCCAGCCCAGCGAGTTGGCGAAGATCGCCCTTGCGCTGTGGTGTTCGGATCTGCTTGTCCGCAAACGGCGGCTGCTGTCCGACCCCAAACACCTGCTCGTTCCGCTGGTCCCGGTGTTCCTGTTCATCGACCTGCTGCTGCTGCTGGAACCGGATCTCGGCGGGGCGATCTGCGTGACCGTCGTGCCGTTGACCGTGCTGTGGGTGATCGGTACCCCGATGCGCCTCTACACCGGGATCCTGGGATCGATGGTCGCGGCGGCGTCGGTCCTCGCCGTGGTCGAGCCCTACCGCGTCCGGCGCCTGCTGTCGTTCACCGATCCGTTCGCCGACGCGCACGGCGACGGCTTCCAGGCCGTGCAGGGCATCTATGCCCTGTCGACCGGCGGCTGGTGGGGGGAGGGCCTTGGCGCATCCCGGGAGAAGTGGCCGCAGTTACTGCCCGCGGTGCACACCGACTTCATCCTCGCGATCATCGGCGAGGAACTCGGGCTGGTCGGCAGCCTGGTGGTGGTGGGCCTGTTCGGCGTGCTGGGATACGCGGGCCTGCGGATTGCGCACCGTTGTGACGAGCTGTTCGTCCGGCTCGCCGCAGCGGGGGTCACCGCCTGGATCCTCGTCCAGGCGGTGGTCAACATAGGTGCCGTCGTGGGTCTGTTGCCGATTACCGGCGTCACCCTTCCGCTGGTGTCGTTCGGTGGCTCCGCGTTGCTGCCGACCCTCGCGGCCCTCGGCATGCTGCTCTCCTTCGCCCGGTCCGAGCCGGCCGCGGCCGAATTCTTGTCCCGACGGGCCGAGGAACGCCACGCCGCGCGTCTCGCCGCGTCCGGCCGGCGCCGCCAGCGCTGGCGCCGCGGCCGGGAGCGGCGCGCCGATGCCACCGGGGTGATACCGCGGGAGGAGAGGCGGCCGCCCGGCCGCCGGGGCCACCGACCGGACCTCGGCCTCGTACCGGTCGACGACGCGCGGTCGGGTCCGGTGGGTCCGGTGCCGGAGTCCGGGTCGGGGCGTTCGTCGGGGCGCATATCATCCCGTGTGCGGGCCCGGGTGACCGGGGCCGGGCTGCCCGGGAGACGGCGTGATGTGTCATCGTCTTGA
- the murG gene encoding undecaprenyldiphospho-muramoylpentapeptide beta-N-acetylglucosaminyltransferase gives MLRSVVLAGGGTAGHVEPALAVADALRATDSRVRLTLLGTATGLEARLVPARGHELATVPKVPMPRRPTPAVFKLPARFLDAICQAGETLDLVRADVVVGFGGYVSAPAYLAARRRGIPIVVHEANPLPGLANRLGARLTPFVATSYPSTPLRGATLTGIPLRGEILTLDRSPAAMRAARARYGLDPHRPTLLVFGGSQGARSLNQVMTAAAHPLAAAGIQVLHATGPKNFDEVAAALPLDLPTPYELRPYLDHIPSAYAAADMTLCRSGAMTCAELAAAGLPAVYVPLPHGNGEQRRNALPTVEAGGGLLVDDAELSASWLLENALPVLISAERLAKMSAACAGSGHPQAAAAIVAMIRDAAATRRRSRPRHAAP, from the coding sequence ATGTTGCGAAGCGTAGTGCTCGCCGGCGGCGGGACAGCCGGCCACGTGGAACCCGCACTCGCCGTCGCGGACGCGCTGCGGGCGACCGACTCCCGGGTACGGCTGACCCTGCTCGGCACCGCGACCGGTCTGGAGGCGCGCCTGGTGCCCGCCCGGGGCCATGAGTTGGCGACGGTGCCGAAGGTCCCGATGCCGCGCCGCCCCACCCCGGCCGTGTTCAAGCTGCCCGCCCGGTTCCTCGACGCGATCTGTCAGGCGGGGGAGACCCTCGACCTGGTTCGGGCGGACGTGGTCGTGGGGTTCGGTGGATACGTGTCCGCGCCCGCGTACCTCGCCGCCCGGCGCCGCGGCATCCCGATCGTGGTGCACGAGGCGAACCCGCTGCCGGGACTGGCCAACCGGCTCGGCGCCCGGCTCACCCCGTTCGTCGCCACGTCCTACCCGAGCACGCCCCTGCGCGGCGCGACGCTCACCGGGATCCCGCTGCGGGGGGAGATCCTCACCCTCGACCGTTCCCCGGCCGCGATGCGGGCCGCCCGGGCGCGCTACGGGCTCGACCCGCACCGGCCGACCCTGCTCGTCTTCGGCGGTTCGCAGGGCGCCCGCTCGCTCAACCAGGTGATGACGGCGGCGGCGCATCCCCTTGCCGCCGCCGGGATCCAGGTGCTGCACGCGACCGGACCGAAGAACTTCGACGAGGTCGCCGCGGCGCTGCCCCTCGACCTGCCCACGCCATACGAGCTGCGGCCGTACCTCGACCACATCCCCTCGGCCTACGCCGCGGCCGACATGACCCTGTGCCGGTCGGGCGCGATGACATGCGCGGAACTCGCCGCGGCGGGGCTCCCGGCGGTGTACGTCCCCCTGCCGCACGGCAACGGTGAGCAGCGCCGCAACGCGCTGCCGACGGTGGAGGCCGGCGGTGGTCTCCTCGTCGACGACGCCGAGCTCAGCGCGTCCTGGCTGCTCGAGAACGCGCTGCCGGTGCTCATCTCCGCCGAACGGCTGGCGAAGATGTCGGCCGCCTGCGCCGGCAGCGGCCATCCCCAGGCCGCCGCCGCGATCGTCGCCATGATCCGGGACGCCGCCGCCACCCGGCGGCGATCCCGCCCGCGGCACGCGGCTCCCTGA
- a CDS encoding nitroreductase family deazaflavin-dependent oxidoreductase: protein MADTQDPRRPGFDVRAVNQTVIAEYRATGGVLEKTLPGSRLVLVTTTGRRSGKEHTTPLGYVMDGGPGRIVVFASNMAAPRHPDWYQNLTAEPKVVVELGTDRFEAEALTATGDERQRLYEALVETMPGIRGHQEQVEREIPVVVLVTL from the coding sequence ATGGCCGACACGCAGGACCCGCGCAGACCTGGCTTCGACGTCAGGGCGGTCAATCAGACCGTGATCGCCGAGTACCGGGCGACTGGCGGCGTGTTGGAGAAGACGCTGCCCGGTTCCAGGCTGGTGCTCGTGACGACGACCGGGCGGCGCAGCGGGAAGGAGCACACCACCCCGCTGGGGTACGTCATGGACGGCGGTCCCGGCCGCATCGTCGTCTTCGCGTCCAACATGGCCGCCCCACGGCATCCGGACTGGTACCAGAACCTGACGGCCGAGCCGAAGGTCGTGGTGGAGCTCGGCACCGACCGGTTCGAGGCCGAGGCGTTGACCGCCACCGGGGACGAGCGGCAGCGGCTCTACGAGGCACTGGTCGAGACGATGCCGGGGATCCGCGGCCACCAGGAGCAGGTGGAACGGGAGATCCCGGTGGTCGTGCTGGTCACGCTGTGA